A window from Drosophila subobscura isolate 14011-0131.10 chromosome O, UCBerk_Dsub_1.0, whole genome shotgun sequence encodes these proteins:
- the LOC117897231 gene encoding diphthine methyl ester synthase — MFYLIGLGLGDIKDITVKGLEIVKQCSRVYLEMYTSILGCSLEDMQEFYGRPLLLADRDLVEQGADEILAGAGETDVALLVVGDPFGATTHTDFILRAKEKNIPYKVIHNASIMNAIGCCGLQLYKFGETVSIPYWDETWKPDSFYDKVKLNRLHNMHTLCLLDIKVKEPTPESLMRKRNEYMPPRFMSVAEAAHQLLNIVEKKDALERNTVLNEQSLCVGLARVGQETQQIAVTTLLEMRSTDLGGPLHSLIIPAKEMHPLEVEFLQQYAANIKLDDYNH, encoded by the exons ATGTTCTATCTAATCGGACTCGGCCTTGGGGATATCAAGGATATCACAGTGAAAGGGCTTGAAATTGTGAAGCAATGCAGTCGTGTGTACCTCGAAATGTATACCTCAATTTTGGGCTGTAGCCTTGAGGACATG CAAGAATTCTACGGTCGACCGCTGCTGTTGGCAGACCGTGACCTTGTGGAGCAGGGCGCCGATGAGATTCTGGCGGGAGCTGGCGAGACAGATGTGGCCCTGCTGGTCGTCGGCGACCCCTTCGGCGCCACCACGCACACAGACTTCATATTGCGCGCCAAGGAGAAGAACATACCCTACAAAGTAATCCACAATGCGTCCATAATGAATGCCATCGGCTGCTGCGGCCTGCAATTGTACAAATTCGGAGAGACTGTGTCCATACCGTACTGGGACGAGACCTGGAAGCCAGACAGTTTTTACGACAAAGTCAAACTGAATCGCCTGCACAACATGCACACGCTGTGCCTGCTCGACATCAAGGTGAAGGAGCCCACCCCCGAGTCGCTAATGCGCAAACGCAATGAGTACATGCCGCCGCGCTTCATGAGTGTGGCGGAGGCCGCCCACCAGCTGCTCAACATCGTGGAGAAGAAGGACGCGCTGGAGCGCAACACAGTGCTCAATGAGCAATCCCTGTGTGTGGGCCTGGCACGTGTTGGCCAGGAGACGCAACAGATTGCCGTGACTACACTGCTCGAAATGCGCTCCACAGACCTGGGCGGTCCGTTGCACTCGCTGATCATTCCCGCCAA